CAGGCTAGTGTCTCGCTACTGCACAACTATAAGGAGAGTGGCGTGCACCTGCAGCGAGATACAAGGGGTAGACTCATGAGAACCTGGAGTATTCATAGCCTAGAAGGACTATGTGTTACTGTTACTACACTACATGTTGAGGGTGTTACGTATTGCACCCCGTACTGCTGACTGTAGGTCTCGCAGCTTCGGCGCTACTACCAGCAGCCTATGTTCATGCTGTGAAAGGTGGCCCCCGCCACGTATGGCTGAGATTAAGGCTTGTAATGGTTATGTCTGTTTCAGCTTTGCTTCTGATTACAGCTAGCATAGGTGTGGTAGACAAGATGTCATTGGCGCTAGCTGCACCAGCACTCGCAGGAGTATACCTGGTTCTCAACTATCACTTCGAGCGCAGAAGCGTGAACAAGCTACTCTACGGACTGAAAGGGAGGGTCCACAGTGTGACTCTGCTATCTTCTCCCGTGCCGGCAGCCTTCACGGTAGCGATGACTGGCCGTGTCTACGCTACAACAGAGCTGTATAGGCGGCTCGAGCCCGAGGAGGCAGCAGCCATAGTAGCTCACGAGATAGGTCACCTCGAAGCACTCCATCCGATTCCTCCTCCGCTGTTCGTAACAGTTATTGCTATAATGGCCTCTATACTTGCAGCTGGCATCATAGACCTTCTAGGGCAAGGGCTCGCAAGCCTCGTGCTTGTAGCTGTAGTCCTCCTCATGGCAGGGATTGCCTGGGTTGTGTTCAACTGGGCATGGGAACACTTAGCAGACCTATACGCCCTAGATGCAGCTGGTGCCTGGAGCATATCAGCTCTCTACCGTATAACTGGGGCTCGACCCGAGGAGCCCCGGCTACTCAGTGTCTATCTCGATGCAGTCAAGTGTCTTCGACCACGTGGGGGTCGGGGTGTAACAGTACTGGTGAACCCACACCCGAGGCCGGGCTATCGGCTATACCTCTTAGAGAAGATAGCCTGGCAAGGAGAGGGCCGGGGCTCAGCTCTCTAGACCCGTAGTAGGGCTACGCGTATTCCTCGAGCTCGGCTATGCTTCTCGGGGCGAGACTTACGAGAGCTGGGCCCCAGAGGGCCTCGGCCTCGCCTAACGCAGCCTCACCCCAGCTGGGCGCGCCTCCCGGATCCTCGAGGTACGCGCCGAAGACTACTCCGTCGACCACAGCGAGACCTAGGGTATGGCCGTTCTCGTACTCTACGCAGGCGAAGCCAGTGAACCTCTCCCCTACGAGCAACTCTTCCAGCCTTAGCCAGACGTCGCCCTCGAACTCGTACTCAACAGCGGCGGCTGCAATGCATGCTTTTTCTGCAATCTTGTCGAGCGGTAGCCCGTGGGAGAGCCGGCGGCTCATCCAGGCTTGTATGCTCACGCTCACAGCTCAACCCCGGTCTAGCCCCTTAGGAGGAGAGACTCTGGGTTACGGTCTGAGGGCTAGTACCTCCCGGGTATCACCTGGTGCATGTTTCCACTTGGGAGAAACCGGGCAAAGTGATTGACTAGAAGCGGGTTCAGCCAACCCGGCTTACGCCATCAGCGCCTCTCGCGTATGTCGGGCGCCTCGGTCCGGGGTTCGCTTCCGGCGCGTTCATCACGCCCCTTGTCTTTCAGGAGTCTCGGGGATACTCTAGGCTTTCCCCCTAACCCAGGCTATCTGTGAACACTCTCTATAAGTGTCTTTATGACATCTATTGCTGCTCCTTGCCTGGCATATGCTGCTGCACCTAGCTCAGCCCACACAGCTAGGCTGCCACGGCACCAGAAGACATGGAGCCTACCATCCCTCTTGTCCTGCGATATATAGACAGTTACCCCGGCTACCTCGTGACTGAAGGGCGCTGTGTAGGGCAACTGATCCGCGTAAGTCTTCATCTTCTCCGCCATACGGTCTACAAGCTCGCAAGCATTATCTCCCGTGTCGACGATCCAGAGCCTTGTCCCGTCACTATAGACTACTATGAGGGCCTTTTCGGCCTTAACCATGCCGGGCTCCCAGTGTATACCCTTAACAGCTGCCAGAGCCTCTTCGCCGGACACTATCCTTTCGACGGTATAGTCCCCAGGCAGCATCTCTGGATAGTATATGCCCTCAGCGCTGGCTTGTCCACCAAGCCCCTCGCTAGTATGGAGTATGAATATAGCTGCAGCTGCAACTACTACAGCCGTGGCAACAGCTAGTAGGAGCAGCTTATGGCGCCGGGGACGACTGCTTTGGGATCCCATTTCTCTCCTATTACCAGGCGTGGCTTCGTTGCCTGTAGGCTCCAAGCTTCGCACCCTACTCAGGAGTCCGGAATGCCTTGAAAGCCTAAGTGTTAGAATATTATACTATCCTGCTCTGTACCCTCCTGAGCCATAGGGGCCGACAGGTAATGGCTGGCGGAGCTACCGAGTGTTGCCGACACATAGTATGTGAGGGCTGCCCAGTCCTGCTCGTAATCGACGAGAAGAGGCGCTTCATATTCCGCGTAGAGCGGGGCCGAGTGCAGGGTAGCGACCGGGGCACAGTGAGGCATGACGACCTTATAGGGCTCCGATATGGCTCCCGAGTACGCCTAAGCAGCGGTATCTACGCGCTTGTGCTCCAGCCACGGCTGGTAGATTACATGGAGCGGGGACTACGCCGCCGCAGCCAGGTCATCTACCCGAAGGACCACGGTCTCATACTGATGCTCCTGGACATAGAGCCTGGAAACCGTGTGCTAGAGATAGGCGTGGGCAGCGGCTACACCACAATAGTCCTTGCCCGCGCTGTGGGCCCCGAGGGCAAGGTGTACAGCTACGAGATCCGGCGCGACATGTTCGAGACTGCTCGGCGTAACCTTGAGACGGTGGGGCTGCTAGACCGGGTAGAGCTAAAACACCGGGACGCTAGGCTCGGCGTAGACGAGGAGAACCTTGACGCAGCTGTGGTTGATATGCCAGATCCCTGGGCAGTGCTCCCTGTCCTTCACCGAGCTCTCCGGCCAGGAGCGGGTGTAGTATTCTTCCTCCCCGCAGTCAACCAGGTTGCTCGACTACTAGCAGCCCTGGAGCTGCACGGAGGCTGGGCTGAGACACGGGTCTACGAGGTGCTCCTGCGCGAGTACGAGCCTAGAAGTGACGCACTCCGACCCCGCACCACGATGATAGCCCACACAGGGTACCTAGTCTACACGAGGCGTATAGAGCGGGACATGGGGCAGCACCAGGATACAGACAAAGGCGGGTAAGGCAGACATCAAAGCACAAGAAAACGTCCACCATACCCCGGTTACGCAAGGCTAAAAAGTCGAGATAACAGTGTAACGGCCCTACGATTGCTGCCTTTTGTTTAGCTCTCAGCCAGCCCTAGCACTATTTTCACAGCCTCTTCGGGGCTCCCTGCTATGTATCTCCTTGCACCCGCCTCGAGCATTGCCTGTGGGTCCTTCAGTCCATGGCCCGTCAGCACTATTACCACGGTCTCGTCCGGGGCTATGACGCCGTCCTCGACAAGCCGGGCTAGCCCCGCTAGGCTAGCCGCGCTAGCTGGCTCTACTGCTATCCCCTCGAGCCGGGCTAGCATCGCTTGAGCCTTCATTATCTCCTCGTCGCTGACCATTGTGAAAACACCGTTGCTCTCCTTGACGGCCTTCATGGCCTTTGGCCAGTTCACTGGATGGCCTATCCTTATCGCTGTAGCCCGCGTTTCGGGCTTGTCTACGAATAGCGGCTCATCCAGGCCTTTCTGCCAAGCCCTTGCCAGGGGAGCAGCTCTCTCTGCCTGTACACCAGCCATCCGGGGGAGACGGGTTATCAGCCCATAGCGGTACAGCTCCTTGAACCCCTTCCATATTGCCGAGATATTACCTGCGTTGCCCACCGGCACTACTACCCAGTCTGGCGGCTCGCCTCCCAGCGCCTCGGCGACCTCGTAGGCTAGGGTCTTCTGGCCTTCAAGCCTCCACGGGTTGAAGCTGTTTAACGGATAGAGCCTTGGATCCTCCTCCACAGCAGTCATTACCGCCTTGAGGGCTGCATCGAAGCTTCCCTCTATCTCCACTATATCTGCGCCGTAAAGCACGCTTTGGGCAAGCTTGCCAAGAGCCGTCTTCCTCCGGGGCACAACCACTATCCTCCGTAGCCCTGCTCGGGCCGCGTATGCTGAGACACTGGCAGCTGTATTGCCGGTACTAGCCACTATCAGCGCCCGCGCCTTGATAGCCTTAGCCAGGGTGACAGCGACGGTCATTCCACGGTCCTTGAAGCTCCCGGTTGGGTTCTGGCCCTCGTTCTTAGCGTATAGCCTCTTAAGGCCCAGCATACGGCCTATACGCTCTAGCTCCACTAAGGGTGTCGCACCTTCACCTAGAGTCACTGGTTTGACTCCACTTATGGCTGGTAATAGCTCCCAGTAGCGCCACACCCCAGACTTACGCTGCTCCCATATCCTCCAGGAAGGAGGCTCTCTGGGATGTACTTTCACATCAAGGAGTCCACCGCAGCTGGGGCAGCGAGTCAATCTAGGGTGCGGCGGATATTTTCTACCACAAGATATGCAGCATAGCTCTACTTCATGTACGAATCCAAGGGCATCGCCTGCCTCGTATCCAAACTCCCACGCCGAGCCCACCTTTAGTGGCTGCTGCAATAAAAGCCTAGCGAGCCTACTCTATGTGCCAGGTTATGCACGGCAGGTAGCACGATGATGTTTAGGACAACTAGCCAGCAGCTTATGGGGGTAGCACTCGTCTTCTCGGGAATACAGTAAAATTTTAATTATTTCAACTATGACTTATATATAACGGCAGTTTTAGAGAAAGGTGAAGAGCATGACTCGAACAAGCATGATCATAGCGGGTCTTGTCGTACTTCTCGCTATAGTCGGCGTAGCCTTCCTCCTCCGCGGAGGCGAAAAGCCGTCTGCCCCCGCGGAGACTATAACACCACAGACAACCTCGCCGGCAGAGACCTCGCCAACAACCACTCAAGCCGTTTCCGAGAAACCTAGGCTCACCGGAAACATCGAGCAAGACGTAGTCTCTATAGGCAATTATCTAGCCTCTATGGGTATACATGAGGCTAAATACACTGTATGGGCTGCTGGCGACCCGAACAGCGTACTTAGAACACTAGCAATAGTAGAGGCAGCCTATAGGCTCAACAAGATTCTAGAACAACACGGTGTAGACTTCAAGATAACAGTAGAGCAGAAGTTCAAGCGTGGCGGTGGCGACCAGCTAGCAGAGGACTTTGCTGCAGCATTCCAGAGTCAAGCAAACCCCGACATAATGGCTAACAGCTACAAGCACATAGCAAGGTTCGCGGACGAGGGCTACCTACTCGACATAACACAATACCTCGAGACCTACCAGGACTTCCTCAACGACTTCTACCAGAGCCTACTAGGCGCGGTCCGCTACAAGGGCAAGTACTATGGCGTGCCGCAAGACACTGAGGCCCGTCCGCTATACTGGCGTACCGACGTAGCAGCATGCATCAAGGAGAAGACTGGTGAAGACATACTGGCAGGCCTAGCTGAGAAGATACAGAAGGGCGAAGTAACCTGGCATGATATCTACCGCTACGCCAAGCTAGCCGTGGAGACTGGCTGTAGCGAATGGGGCGTACTACACCGTAAAGGTAGCGCCCATCCGGATCTAATACAGTTCATCTACGCCTTCGGCGGCAAGCTGAGTGACCCCAAGACAGGCAAACTTGTCCTAGACGTACCTGCTGTCTACAAGTGGCTCTACGTAGAGTGGAAGATGGCCCGTGACAAGCTAATACCGGAGGACATGATGAGCTGGGACTGGGGTAAGCAGATACACCCCTCAACAGTCAGCGGCAAGACCCTGATATGGATTGGTGGTACCTGGCACTGGACAGAGTGGCAGACAAAGCCATACTACACCGACCCGCAGACCGGCGAGCAGAGACCGCTGACAGCCGAGGAGGTGAAGAAGTACTTCTACTACACGCTCTTCGCCGCCGGCGACCCCGGCAACGAGCCCGTGACGCTCAGCCAGCCCTTCGTCTGGATGATAGCGAGCAATGCTGGCAAAGATAACCCCAAGTACGATGAGCTACGCGATGTCTATCAGATGCTAGCCTTCCTACTAGTAGTGAAGGCTAGTGACCCAGACCTCAACGCTATACACAGCATCATAAGCGCACACTTGCCGGTGAGGAAGGCCGCCGAGCAGTTGATATCCGATAAGGCTTGGGTCGAGAAGCTAGCCAATCTAGAGATCGAGCTAAGCCCTGAGGTCAAGAATGCTATAGCAGATATAGTGAAGGCTACAGTGAACGAGATAAATATCGAGTTCCTAGCTAGCGCTAGCAAGATGCTAGCCTACACTCACTTAACACCAATGCACCCACAGTACCCACAGCTTGCTAGCATATTCGCTGACGCTGTGGATAAGGTGCTACGTGGCGAGATGACGCCAGAAGAGGCTGTGAACTACATAATAAGCAAGATCAAGGCTGACCCGGAGCTAGCGAAGGCCGTGGAGATACAGGGAGAGGTACCGAAGGACTGGCAGTTTCCATAAAGAGGTCTAACAAGGCATAGTACTGGGGGCTCGGCTTGACTAGGCCGAGGCTCAACCCAGCACTGTTTTTCCTACTACCTGCATTGATACTTGTGATAGTGTTCTACATTGTTCCCCTCTTCCTCTCAATTTATATCAGCTTTACTCCTCTAGAAAACTGGAATCTCCATCGCTATCTAGACGAGGTCACAACTAGCAACTATGAACGACTCTTGTACATGGTGAGGTTCGACCCCGATGTAGGCAAGGTAGTCCAGACCACGCTGGTCTTTGTAGCAGCTACGCTTGCTGTCAACGTGCTAGGCGGGCTCGCCTTAGCCCTATCAACGTTCCTGATGGAGGAACGTATCTCGCTCCCATATCGCGTTCTCTGGATGCTCCCCCGTATGACCCCCATAGCTGTCTACTCGCTCATGTGGTACTACTTCTTTCTCGGAGACCGGTCAGGGACTCTTAACAGCCTACTCCTAAGCCTCGGCATGATTGATGAGCCGCTAGCATGGGGTACTGATCCGAGGCTCCTCCCGGAAAGCGCATGGGCAATACTGGTCATTGTGAACGGGTTTGTAGGTGTAAGCTTTGGCATGGTAGTGTTCTATAGTGCACTTCGGAGCATCCCCAGGGAGCATGTAATAGCGGCACGGGTAGATGGTGCTTCCACCTGGCAACTTGTACGCTACGTACTAGTACCCCAGCTCCGCTGGCACATAGTCTACGTCACTGTCTGGCAGCTCCTCAGCCTCATAACGACCTATGCTCACATATTCCTGCTTGTTGAATGGGGTGCCGTGGATAAGTGGTGGGGCAGCACCTGGGCTCTATACGTATTCAATACTGCGTTTACAACAAGTGATCAGGGCCTAGCTGCCGCTGCTGCAACAATACTAGTCATAGTAGGTGCTCTCCTAGGCCTTGTAGCTCTCCGCTTACTCGGGTTCCAACGGATGATGCAAGAGCCTAGAGGTGAAATCTAGCCATGGTTCTTAGCCTACTCGGGCTACGGCGTAGAAAGCGTGACGGTGACGAGGAATATCTCGCGGTACAAGATGTGGAGACTCTGCCTCGCCGACGGCTAACCCTAGTACTGGGCTTGGCAGTGGGCTTGGCTACTGTGCCGCTTGTAATGCTTTATGTGCTTCTGGTTCTCTCCAGCTTCGCAGACCAGATGCTCTCTGGCCCCGACATATTCACTGCACGGTACAGCCTTGAAAACTGGAGACTACTCTTCGAGGGCCGCCTCGAGCCTGCTGCAGGCCGCCTCTATACCACACGTGACCTCGCTATGATAGTGGCTAACACATTGCTTGTAGCTGCTGGAGTAACGGTCGTGGTCATAGTTACTAGTGTTATGGCTGGCTACGCGTTCTCCCGGATGCGGTTCTGGGGCCGGCGCCGCCTCATGGAGTTCATTATCCTGCTCCATGCCTTTCCGGGCGTGGCCCTTATCATAGCTGTCTACGCTATCTATGTGTGGAGCCTCGGGCTAGTGCCTCGAGAGGCTATAACGGGGTACCGGTTCCTCTACACGATACTAGCCCGTGCTGCGCTAGAGATACCTATGAGCATCTGGCTGATGAAGGGCTTCTTCGACCGTATACCATGGGAGGTTGAGTGGAGCGCGATGATAGACGGAGCTTCCCGGCTCCGTGTCTGGTGGCAGATAGTCCTACCACAGGTCAAGCCAGGTATAGCGGCACTCGCGATATTCGCATTCCTCGCCGGCTGGGAGGACCTGATATACGTACACGTCTTCCTCTACACGGGAGGCATCAAGACACTAGCGACCTTCATAGAGGAGGTTGTCGGCAACATAGAGACAGCATATCTGCCCATAGCTGCTGCGGCGGGTACACTCTACCTCCTCCCTACAATTATCTTCTTTGTCGCAACTCAGAGGCTCCTCCTTCAAGCCATGAGCGGTGGGGTGAAGGGCTAATGGTGGAGGTAAGGCTAGAGAACGTGACTAAGCGGTTTGGCCGCGTAGTGGCAGTCAATAACGTGACGCTTGAGTTTCCTGATGGCCGGTTCTCGGCCCTCCTCGGGCCTAGTGGCTCCGGGAAGAGCACGCTATTGTACCTCATAGCGGGTATCTATAAGCCGACTAGCGGTAGGATATTCTTTGGCGACCGAGAGGTCACACACCTGCCACCTAAGGAGCGTAACGTTGGCCTAGTCTTCCAGAACTATGCTCTCTATCCACACATGAAGGTTTACGATAATATCGCGTTCCCGCTCCGGCTCCGCAAGATACCCGAGTCCACGGTAGACGCGAAAGTCCAGGAGGTGGCTAAGCTCCTCCGTATAGAGGAACTACTTGACCGCTACCCTAGCCAGCTTAGCGGAGGGCAACAACAACGCGTGGCACTGGCACGGGCACTGGTCAAGGAGCCAGATGTACTCTTGCTGGACGAGCCTCTCAGCAATCTTGACGCGCTACTTCGGCTGACGATAAGAGCCGAGCTAAAGAAGCTGCAGAAGAAGCTAGGCATAACAGCTATACATGTGACTCACGACCAGGCCGAGGCTATGAGCATGGCCGACGTGATAGTAGTGATAGACCATGGCCGGGTCCAGCAGGTAGGCAGCCCCGACGACGTCTACAACCGACCAAGAAACCTCTTCGTAGCCGGCTTCATAGGCTCGCCTCCCGCGAATATGCTGCACGGCCACGTACATCACAGCACAGCAGTAGAGGTCGAGGTGGCGGGAGCCCGGTTCCAGCCCCGCGAAGAATACGCTAAAGTGCTAGCCGAGGCAGGACTAGAAGAAGTGATAGTCGTATTCCGGCCAGAACATGCTCAGCTAAGCCTAGAGCCATCCCCTAATGCTCTGAGCATAGTAGGAGAGGTATACGTGGTAGAGCCTCTAGGCAAGGAGAACATCGTGACCATGATAGTGGCTGGCGTGCCGGTGAAAGTTGTCACGCCCCCCGACGTGAGGCCACAGGCAGGGGAGAAGCTCTACATAACAGTGCCAGTATCCCGGGTCATGCTCTTCGACCCTGAGACGGAGCTGAACCTAGAGCAGTTAGCCGAACCCCGAGGCCTAGGCCCCGACTAACTACTTCTCTCGACCTATTACCAACGATTACCTAAGCGCGGTAGAGAGGTAGTGGCAGCTATAGGCTCCACAGTGGACACTCTACTTATAATTACTCGGATTCCGATACTTCAAGTAGCAGTCTACAGCCGGATAGAGACTATAACTATATATAGTATATAGATAGTATACAGGAGTGAATCCGGCTATAGACGGTGTTGTGTTGGAAGATTCACTCTTGCACACTGAAACGCTGGATAACACTCCATAAGGTATCAGTTTCCGATATATCGGTTCGAGAATCCACCTAATCCAGGGGTGGCGCAGTACTGGCAACACCTCACAGATGCTTTCTCACCGGGCTTATAGCTGGGCTAGGCCTAGTCCTGTTTGCTCTAGCCGTGACAACCTACTACGTAGTAAACGAATGGTACAAGCCATTCTACGAGAACATCACAACCTATGATGAAATGCTCCAGAAATATCGGGAACTACTACAGCTAGTCAATGAGAGCAGTCTAGTTGATGCTTACACTAGGCTAGCTGTCGAGTTGCCAGAGCTCCGAGACGCCCTGGAGACGTATGCCAAGCTCTACAACGAGATAAACAATACCGGTAGCCTAGTAGCGAAGCTCTATAACTTAACTCATAGCAGGGGCTTCAACGAGACACTCATAGAGCTCGAAAAGCTGGTACGCCGCCCCGGCTTAGTAACCATCCTCGGCTTGTCAGAGCCGCTAGAGAAGCTAGTAGAAGCCCTAAGACAGGCTCAGGAGCTCTCCCTCAAAGCGGCAATGATCCTAGAGGCCTCCGAGAAGCTCGACCCAGCAAGGCTCGTATCATACCTGGACGCGGTGGAGAAGATGGTTCAGGTGTTGCCCCCAGAGAAGTTGGCCTCGAGGATAGCCGAGGCGGAGAAAGCCCTAGCCCAGGCAGAGAGGATGATGGGCAAGGTGGAGTCTCTCCCGCCAAGCCGGCTAGAGGTGGTGGCCCTAACGGCAGCGGGGACCGGGGCAGCACTACTACTAGCTGGCCTCGAGGCGGCCAGGCGCAGCCGCTGCCTCTAGCCCCGGGCGCGTAGCAGCTTGATATACTCCCGCATCCACTGGGGCATATCCGGCGGTATCCTAGCTGTGACTAGGTTACCGTCTACGACCACTGGCTGGTCTAGCCATTCAGCCCCAGCGTTGACTACGTCATCCTTTATCCCCGGGTAGCTGGTGGCCCGGCGGCCCCGGAGAACTCCCGCGCTTATCAGCACCTGGGGCCCGTGGCAGATGGCTGCTACCGGTTTCTCTTCATCGAAGAAGTGGCGCACAATCCTCTTCACGTGCTCGTTGTTGCGTATCCTCTCGGGCCCTCGGCCACCCGGCAGCACGAGACCGATGTACCCACTAGGGTCTACCTCCTCAAAGGCGAGGTCTGGCCGGACACTGTACCCCTTTTTCCCCGGTATGACGTCGCGGCTGGGACCAGCCACGATGGTCTCGTAGCCCTCCTCCTGGAGCCGGTATAGGGGGTAGTAGAGCTCTATGTCTTCGAACTCTGGGCCGACTAGGAAGAGTATCCGCTTCTTCAAAGCCGCCTACCCAAGTACGAAGAAGAGTGTAGGGGACTATTTCTATGCAGCCTGGCAGAAACCAGCCAAGGACACACTACTGTCCTGCCCGGCACCCTTCCGCAGCATTTGCCACCATTCGGGCTATTTGTGCAGGGCCCATCGTAGTGCTCGGCCGAGGAGCACCAGCTACGTGGCTGTGCCCGCCCCCGCCGAGCCTGGATGCTATACAGTCGG
The window above is part of the Pyrodictium delaneyi genome. Proteins encoded here:
- a CDS encoding M48 family metalloprotease, producing MHPVLLTVGLAASALLPAAYVHAVKGGPRHVWLRLRLVMVMSVSALLLITASIGVVDKMSLALAAPALAGVYLVLNYHFERRSVNKLLYGLKGRVHSVTLLSSPVPAAFTVAMTGRVYATTELYRRLEPEEAAAIVAHEIGHLEALHPIPPPLFVTVIAIMASILAAGIIDLLGQGLASLVLVAVVLLMAGIAWVVFNWAWEHLADLYALDAAGAWSISALYRITGARPEEPRLLSVYLDAVKCLRPRGGRGVTVLVNPHPRPGYRLYLLEKIAWQGEGRGSAL
- a CDS encoding tRNA (adenine-N1)-methyltransferase, with amino-acid sequence MAGGATECCRHIVCEGCPVLLVIDEKRRFIFRVERGRVQGSDRGTVRHDDLIGLRYGSRVRLSSGIYALVLQPRLVDYMERGLRRRSQVIYPKDHGLILMLLDIEPGNRVLEIGVGSGYTTIVLARAVGPEGKVYSYEIRRDMFETARRNLETVGLLDRVELKHRDARLGVDEENLDAAVVDMPDPWAVLPVLHRALRPGAGVVFFLPAVNQVARLLAALELHGGWAETRVYEVLLREYEPRSDALRPRTTMIAHTGYLVYTRRIERDMGQHQDTDKGG
- the thrC gene encoding threonine synthase, with the translated sequence MSCGRKYPPHPRLTRCPSCGGLLDVKVHPREPPSWRIWEQRKSGVWRYWELLPAISGVKPVTLGEGATPLVELERIGRMLGLKRLYAKNEGQNPTGSFKDRGMTVAVTLAKAIKARALIVASTGNTAASVSAYAARAGLRRIVVVPRRKTALGKLAQSVLYGADIVEIEGSFDAALKAVMTAVEEDPRLYPLNSFNPWRLEGQKTLAYEVAEALGGEPPDWVVVPVGNAGNISAIWKGFKELYRYGLITRLPRMAGVQAERAAPLARAWQKGLDEPLFVDKPETRATAIRIGHPVNWPKAMKAVKESNGVFTMVSDEEIMKAQAMLARLEGIAVEPASAASLAGLARLVEDGVIAPDETVVIVLTGHGLKDPQAMLEAGARRYIAGSPEEAVKIVLGLAES
- a CDS encoding extracellular solute-binding protein; its protein translation is MTRTSMIIAGLVVLLAIVGVAFLLRGGEKPSAPAETITPQTTSPAETSPTTTQAVSEKPRLTGNIEQDVVSIGNYLASMGIHEAKYTVWAAGDPNSVLRTLAIVEAAYRLNKILEQHGVDFKITVEQKFKRGGGDQLAEDFAAAFQSQANPDIMANSYKHIARFADEGYLLDITQYLETYQDFLNDFYQSLLGAVRYKGKYYGVPQDTEARPLYWRTDVAACIKEKTGEDILAGLAEKIQKGEVTWHDIYRYAKLAVETGCSEWGVLHRKGSAHPDLIQFIYAFGGKLSDPKTGKLVLDVPAVYKWLYVEWKMARDKLIPEDMMSWDWGKQIHPSTVSGKTLIWIGGTWHWTEWQTKPYYTDPQTGEQRPLTAEEVKKYFYYTLFAAGDPGNEPVTLSQPFVWMIASNAGKDNPKYDELRDVYQMLAFLLVVKASDPDLNAIHSIISAHLPVRKAAEQLISDKAWVEKLANLEIELSPEVKNAIADIVKATVNEINIEFLASASKMLAYTHLTPMHPQYPQLASIFADAVDKVLRGEMTPEEAVNYIISKIKADPELAKAVEIQGEVPKDWQFP
- a CDS encoding carbohydrate ABC transporter permease — protein: MTRPRLNPALFFLLPALILVIVFYIVPLFLSIYISFTPLENWNLHRYLDEVTTSNYERLLYMVRFDPDVGKVVQTTLVFVAATLAVNVLGGLALALSTFLMEERISLPYRVLWMLPRMTPIAVYSLMWYYFFLGDRSGTLNSLLLSLGMIDEPLAWGTDPRLLPESAWAILVIVNGFVGVSFGMVVFYSALRSIPREHVIAARVDGASTWQLVRYVLVPQLRWHIVYVTVWQLLSLITTYAHIFLLVEWGAVDKWWGSTWALYVFNTAFTTSDQGLAAAAATILVIVGALLGLVALRLLGFQRMMQEPRGEI
- a CDS encoding carbohydrate ABC transporter permease, whose translation is MVLSLLGLRRRKRDGDEEYLAVQDVETLPRRRLTLVLGLAVGLATVPLVMLYVLLVLSSFADQMLSGPDIFTARYSLENWRLLFEGRLEPAAGRLYTTRDLAMIVANTLLVAAGVTVVVIVTSVMAGYAFSRMRFWGRRRLMEFIILLHAFPGVALIIAVYAIYVWSLGLVPREAITGYRFLYTILARAALEIPMSIWLMKGFFDRIPWEVEWSAMIDGASRLRVWWQIVLPQVKPGIAALAIFAFLAGWEDLIYVHVFLYTGGIKTLATFIEEVVGNIETAYLPIAAAAGTLYLLPTIIFFVATQRLLLQAMSGGVKG
- a CDS encoding ABC transporter ATP-binding protein, whose product is MVEVRLENVTKRFGRVVAVNNVTLEFPDGRFSALLGPSGSGKSTLLYLIAGIYKPTSGRIFFGDREVTHLPPKERNVGLVFQNYALYPHMKVYDNIAFPLRLRKIPESTVDAKVQEVAKLLRIEELLDRYPSQLSGGQQQRVALARALVKEPDVLLLDEPLSNLDALLRLTIRAELKKLQKKLGITAIHVTHDQAEAMSMADVIVVIDHGRVQQVGSPDDVYNRPRNLFVAGFIGSPPANMLHGHVHHSTAVEVEVAGARFQPREEYAKVLAEAGLEEVIVVFRPEHAQLSLEPSPNALSIVGEVYVVEPLGKENIVTMIVAGVPVKVVTPPDVRPQAGEKLYITVPVSRVMLFDPETELNLEQLAEPRGLGPD
- a CDS encoding type 1 glutamine amidotransferase domain-containing protein; the encoded protein is MKKRILFLVGPEFEDIELYYPLYRLQEEGYETIVAGPSRDVIPGKKGYSVRPDLAFEEVDPSGYIGLVLPGGRGPERIRNNEHVKRIVRHFFDEEKPVAAICHGPQVLISAGVLRGRRATSYPGIKDDVVNAGAEWLDQPVVVDGNLVTARIPPDMPQWMREYIKLLRARG